In Populus alba chromosome 1, ASM523922v2, whole genome shotgun sequence, a single window of DNA contains:
- the LOC118042853 gene encoding protein DELETION OF SUV3 SUPPRESSOR 1(I)-like, producing MATEPKPATEDVKIDLFEDDDEFEEFEINEEWKEKEEGKEVTQQWEDDWDDDDVNDDFSLQLKKELENTPKN from the exons ATGGCAACTGAACCGAAACCGGCAACTGAGGATGTGAAGATTGACTTGTTCGAGGATGATGATGAATTTGAAGAATTTGAAATCAATGAAG AGTGGAAAGAGAAGGAGGAAGGGAAAGAGGTGACACAGCAGTGGGAGGATGAttgggatgatgatgatgtcaaTGATGACTTCTCACTGCAGCTGAAAAAGGAATTGGAGAACACACCAAAGAACTGA
- the LOC118042854 gene encoding uncharacterized protein, whose amino-acid sequence MDGCNGWHVIRGAAAADACGRAGAQDKTIINRIMHRFRPIAPKPAAGTDLYSSSSVIGNKELVAFKTARRKRKYVRVCKSNKLKKSKRVPGVPSSDQEKEREGEGEGEGEEEEGDFSSVVTLQLLPERSESKDDESQLERMGNTWCNNDNSQDLAVDNIKEYVDDQEKQEQPMCFKFKLKQPMIEGYGKPDQMFVMLPQKRETTVAESWVTVECVTDIYSTCMDGRAILLGCTDVERMRNLEGDTCPGFISDGLNHVQWINWAYKKMVEMVTKEDRKERVQLYDTVPEVMVWLVIKEKLLPFVDSASAFSCRVRLQNSWQKEKGSQTVVPCDVWRMDCGGFAWRLDVDSALSLGR is encoded by the coding sequence ATGGATGGTTGTAATGGCTGGCATGTGATAAGaggagctgctgctgctgacgCTTGTGGTCGTGCTGGTGCTCAGGATAAAACGATAATCAACCGGATAATGCATAGATTCCGACCGATTGCACCGAAGCCGGCTGCCGGTACTGATCTATATTCTAGCTCTTCAGTGATTGGCAACAAAGAATTGGTAGCTTTCAAGACAGCcagaagaaagagaaagtatGTTAGGGTTTGTAAGAgtaataaattgaagaaaagcAAAAGGGTTCCGGGAGTACCATCGTCagatcaagaaaaggaaagagaaggggaaggagaaggagaaggagaagaagaagaaggtgattTCAGCAGTGTTGTTACGTTACAGTTATTACCAGAGAGAAGTGAATCGAAGGATGATGAGTCGCAATTAGAAAGAATGGGAAATACATGGTGCAATAATGATAATTCTCAAGATCTTGCCGTagataatattaaagaatatgtCGATGATCAAGAAAAGCAAGAACAGCCCATGTGTTTTAAGTTCAAGTTAAAGCAGCCCATGATTGAGGGTTACGGTAAACCAGATCAGATGTTCGTGATGCTTCCTCAAAAGAGGGAAACTACAGTAGCGGAATCCTGGGTGACGGTGGAGTGCGTGACAGACATATACAGTACATGCATGGATGGTCGAGCTATATTATTAGGGTGTACAGACGTGGAGAGAATGAGGAATCTGGAGGGGGACACGTGTCCCGGATTCATATCGGACGGTTTGAATCACGTACAATGGATAAACTGGGCTTACAAGAAGATGGTGGAGATGGTAACGAAAGAAGATCGTAAAGAGAGAGTACAGCTGTATGATACAGTTCCAGAAGTAATGGTTTGGTTGGTGATAAAGGAAAAGTTGTTGCCTTTTGTGGACAGTGCCTCTGCGTTTAGCTGCCGGGTTAGGTTACAGAATTCGTGGCAGAAAGAGAAGGGCTCACAGACGGTTGTTCCTTGTGATGTTTGGAGAATGGATTGTGGAGGTTTTGCATGGAGACTGGATGTCGACTCTGCACTCAGTTTGGGCCGTTGA